Proteins encoded together in one Candidatus Sulfotelmatobacter sp. window:
- a CDS encoding NAD+ synthase, translated as MKIALGQINPTVGDFSGNAAKIVDFSRRAQAAGAGLILFPELSVCGYPPRDLVERSSFVAKNRETVERIASETQGIAVICGLVTPAQSHTGKAAMNSAALLMDGKVAFLQSKMLLPTYDVFDEMRNFAPAQSQELFPFCGNRMALTICEDAWNDKRFWPRQMYMVDPVESLIQAGGNFVLNISASPFWIGKRELRRDMLASIARQHKVPVVLVNQVGGNDSLVFDGSSIVLDRQGEVIAQGRSFEEDLIYFDSQTLTGEMHQQIAGDQASVYSALVLGTRDYMRKCGFRQAIIGLSGGIDSALTAVVAADAVGPENVIGVGMPGPYSSQGSIDDARSLAKNLGIRFELLSINAAYEAYRNTLRDVFAGCKEDVTEENIQSRARGTLLMALSNKFGAIVLSTGNKSELGVGYCTLYGDMVGGLAVISDVPKTLVYRLSQYVNSQHAVIPQSTLDKPPSAELRPDQKDSDSLPPYEVLDAVLEDYIEDSHPAEQIAADHGFDLEVVRRVIRMVDRAEYKRQQAAPGLKISPKAFGYGRRFPIAAKNEE; from the coding sequence GTGAAGATTGCGCTCGGCCAAATCAATCCCACGGTCGGAGACTTCTCCGGCAACGCTGCGAAGATCGTTGATTTCTCTCGCCGCGCCCAAGCCGCGGGAGCCGGCCTGATTTTATTTCCCGAGTTGTCGGTGTGCGGTTATCCTCCGCGTGACCTGGTTGAACGGTCTTCTTTCGTCGCGAAGAATCGCGAGACCGTCGAGCGTATCGCCTCCGAGACCCAGGGCATCGCCGTGATCTGCGGCCTGGTTACGCCCGCGCAATCCCACACCGGCAAAGCCGCCATGAATTCCGCCGCCCTGCTCATGGACGGCAAGGTCGCTTTCCTCCAGTCGAAAATGCTCCTCCCCACTTACGACGTCTTCGACGAGATGCGCAACTTCGCTCCTGCGCAGAGTCAGGAGTTGTTTCCGTTCTGCGGCAATCGGATGGCTCTCACCATCTGCGAAGATGCCTGGAATGACAAGCGTTTCTGGCCCAGGCAGATGTACATGGTCGATCCTGTGGAGTCGCTGATTCAGGCCGGCGGAAATTTCGTTTTGAATATTTCCGCCTCGCCCTTCTGGATCGGCAAGCGTGAACTCCGCCGCGACATGCTGGCCAGCATCGCCCGCCAGCACAAGGTTCCGGTCGTGCTGGTCAACCAGGTCGGCGGCAACGATAGTCTCGTCTTCGATGGCTCCAGTATCGTGCTCGATCGTCAGGGAGAAGTCATCGCGCAGGGCCGATCGTTCGAAGAAGATCTGATTTATTTCGACTCGCAAACTTTGACTGGCGAAATGCACCAGCAAATTGCCGGGGACCAAGCCAGCGTATATTCCGCGCTGGTGCTGGGCACGCGCGACTACATGCGGAAATGCGGCTTCCGCCAGGCGATCATCGGCCTCAGCGGTGGCATCGATTCCGCTCTTACCGCGGTCGTCGCGGCCGACGCCGTCGGGCCGGAAAACGTGATCGGTGTCGGCATGCCCGGACCGTATTCTTCGCAGGGCTCTATCGATGACGCCCGCTCACTCGCAAAGAACCTAGGAATCCGCTTCGAATTGCTTTCCATCAATGCCGCCTACGAAGCCTATCGCAATACGCTGCGCGATGTGTTTGCCGGATGCAAAGAAGATGTGACCGAAGAAAACATCCAGTCGCGCGCCCGCGGCACGTTGCTCATGGCGCTGTCCAACAAATTCGGCGCCATCGTGCTCTCCACCGGCAACAAGAGCGAGTTGGGTGTCGGCTACTGCACGCTCTACGGCGACATGGTCGGAGGGCTGGCGGTCATCTCCGATGTGCCCAAAACGCTGGTGTATCGCCTCAGCCAATATGTGAATTCGCAGCACGCCGTGATTCCTCAGTCCACGCTCGATAAGCCGCCATCCGCCGAGTTACGCCCCGACCAAAAAGACAGTGACTCGCTGCCGCCCTACGAAGTTCTCGACGCCGTGCTCGAAGATTACATCGAAGATTCGCATCCCGCCGAGCAGATTGCAGCCGATCATGGCTTCGACCTTGAAGTTGTGCGTCGCGTGATCCGCATGGTCGATCGCGCCGAATACAAGCGCCAGCAGGCCGCGCCCGGCCTCAAGATCTCTCCCAAGGCCTTCGGCTACGGACGCCGTTTTCCGATTGCCGCCAAGAATGAAGAGTGA
- a CDS encoding thioredoxin domain-containing protein has product MRSPLHSILILLIAGGFAAAQSTAPATSPATPAKSAPAKPAEKLGTHATENLPSETTVDSFLHQQFGYQTDLTWKITGIKPSPIEGLAEVSVVLASPQGQQLTRFYVAPDGTHALVGEIIPFGAHPFDPAKEKLEKGITGPARGPKDAPVTIVEFGDLQCPACKAAQPVIEGLVAAEPNARFVFQSFPLEMHNWAAKGADYADCVGRASNDAFWKFVSKTYETQSDITAENADEKLTAIADGVGLKGADIAACASKPETKSRVDASIALGKAVDVAGTPTLFINGRRVGSFDPRMADVYKNLVDFAAKAN; this is encoded by the coding sequence ATGCGCAGTCCTCTGCACTCGATTCTTATTCTTCTAATAGCGGGTGGTTTTGCCGCAGCCCAATCCACGGCACCGGCCACATCTCCGGCCACTCCCGCTAAGTCCGCGCCCGCCAAGCCGGCCGAGAAACTCGGAACTCACGCGACCGAGAATCTTCCCTCTGAGACAACGGTTGATTCCTTCCTGCATCAACAGTTCGGCTACCAAACCGATCTGACGTGGAAGATCACCGGCATCAAGCCTTCGCCGATCGAGGGATTGGCCGAGGTCAGCGTCGTGCTCGCCAGCCCGCAAGGCCAGCAGTTAACGCGCTTCTACGTTGCTCCCGATGGCACGCACGCCCTGGTCGGCGAAATCATTCCGTTCGGCGCTCATCCCTTCGATCCCGCGAAAGAAAAGCTCGAGAAGGGAATCACCGGCCCTGCGCGCGGTCCCAAAGACGCGCCCGTCACCATCGTCGAATTCGGCGATCTCCAGTGTCCGGCCTGCAAAGCCGCGCAGCCCGTTATTGAAGGCCTGGTAGCCGCCGAGCCCAACGCCCGCTTCGTATTCCAAAGTTTCCCCCTGGAGATGCACAACTGGGCCGCGAAGGGCGCAGACTATGCTGACTGCGTCGGCCGAGCCTCCAACGATGCTTTCTGGAAATTTGTTTCTAAGACTTACGAAACGCAGTCCGACATCACCGCCGAAAACGCCGACGAGAAGCTCACTGCCATCGCCGACGGCGTAGGCCTGAAGGGTGCGGATATCGCGGCTTGCGCGTCTAAGCCCGAGACCAAATCTCGCGTCGATGCCTCGATCGCCCTCGGCAAAGCCGTCGATGTGGCGGGTACACCCACGCTCTTCATCAACGGACGCCGGGTCGGCAGCTTCGATCCCCGCATGGCGGATGTTTACAAGAACTTGGTGGATTTCGCGGCGAAGGCGAACTAA
- a CDS encoding SDR family NAD(P)-dependent oxidoreductase produces MKGRQVVKIEVLDKPTIQEEKEMASTQEMINTFGATSTTEDVLAGINLTGKRILITGVSAGLGVETARSLAAHGAQVAGAARDLDKAKAATAQVRKDAAANGGSFDLIELDLASLKSVRACADELIAKGEPIDVVIANAGVMATPFGHTADGFETQFGTNHLGHFVLVNRIAQLIRAGGRLINVSSAGHRYSNIDLEDPNFERTPYDPYVAYGRSKTANILFTVAFDARHRDRSVRSAAVHPGGIRTELARYQDPGRIEKTIELINQQRAVKGEGPYQWKTIPQGAATSVWAAVVASADEIGGHYCEDCHVGRVVPDNLPVGINEGVRRYALDPKNAAALWKKSEELVGESF; encoded by the coding sequence TTGAAGGGACGGCAAGTCGTCAAGATCGAGGTCCTGGACAAACCGACGATTCAGGAGGAAAAAGAAATGGCATCTACACAGGAAATGATAAATACGTTTGGAGCGACATCCACCACGGAAGATGTTTTGGCCGGGATCAATCTGACCGGGAAGCGGATTCTAATAACCGGCGTTTCAGCCGGGCTCGGAGTTGAAACCGCGCGCTCCCTTGCGGCGCATGGCGCGCAGGTCGCAGGCGCTGCGCGAGATTTGGATAAGGCCAAAGCCGCCACAGCGCAGGTGCGAAAGGATGCTGCGGCTAATGGCGGGAGTTTCGACTTAATCGAGCTCGATCTTGCAAGCCTTAAGAGCGTGCGTGCCTGCGCTGACGAACTGATAGCAAAGGGCGAACCAATTGATGTGGTCATCGCAAATGCAGGCGTGATGGCGACACCTTTTGGCCACACGGCCGATGGCTTTGAGACGCAGTTCGGAACCAATCACCTTGGCCACTTTGTCCTGGTCAATCGGATTGCGCAGCTCATCCGGGCGGGAGGACGCCTGATCAACGTGTCTTCCGCGGGCCACCGCTACTCAAATATCGACCTTGAGGATCCGAACTTCGAACGCACTCCCTACGACCCGTACGTTGCGTATGGCAGATCCAAAACTGCAAATATTCTTTTTACCGTTGCCTTCGATGCGCGCCACCGGGACCGCAGTGTACGTTCCGCCGCTGTGCATCCCGGAGGTATTCGAACCGAGCTGGCTCGTTACCAGGATCCCGGCCGCATAGAAAAGACGATCGAGCTGATAAATCAGCAGCGCGCAGTTAAGGGGGAAGGTCCTTACCAGTGGAAGACCATCCCTCAGGGAGCCGCGACTTCGGTATGGGCTGCCGTGGTCGCTTCCGCTGACGAGATCGGCGGCCACTACTGTGAAGACTGCCACGTTGGCAGGGTTGTGCCCGATAACCTGCCTGTCGGCATAAACGAAGGCGTACGTCGATACGCGCTCGATCCAAAAAATGCCGCGGCACTCTGGAAGAAAAGCGAAGAACTCGTCGGCGAGTCTTTCTAA
- a CDS encoding aldo/keto reductase family oxidoreductase codes for MTTQTMLGGSFTFLHTSITLNRMGYGAMQLAGRDGNKLVWGPPQDVEGAMAILREVVANGVNHIDTSDYYGPHVTNQIIRKALSPYPDDLVIVTKVGARRGEDGSWIPAFSSQDLTAAVHDNLRNLGLDVLTVVNLRGMFSALGPAEGSIEAPLTALAELQQKGLIRHIGLSNVTPAQIAEGRRIAPIVCVQNHYNLAQRADDALIAALARDGIAYVPFFPLGGFTPLQSGTLSDVAVRLGAAPMQVALAWLLHRSPNILVIPGTSSMLHLRENLSAAKLKLPPEVIADLDSISAEPS; via the coding sequence ATGACTACACAGACAATGCTGGGCGGCAGCTTCACTTTTCTACATACATCAATCACTTTGAACCGCATGGGCTATGGCGCGATGCAACTCGCCGGGCGAGATGGAAACAAGTTGGTATGGGGGCCTCCCCAGGATGTCGAGGGAGCGATGGCGATTCTGCGGGAAGTTGTCGCAAACGGCGTCAACCACATCGATACGTCCGATTATTATGGTCCTCATGTCACGAACCAGATCATACGAAAGGCGTTGTCCCCTTATCCAGACGATCTGGTAATCGTGACCAAAGTCGGCGCCCGGCGCGGTGAGGATGGATCGTGGATTCCGGCTTTCTCATCCCAAGACCTCACTGCGGCGGTTCACGACAATCTCCGCAACCTGGGTCTGGATGTGCTCACCGTGGTCAACCTGCGCGGTATGTTCAGCGCTCTTGGCCCCGCCGAGGGATCGATCGAAGCGCCGCTTACGGCGCTGGCCGAGCTCCAGCAAAAAGGTCTGATCCGCCATATCGGGCTGAGCAACGTCACGCCTGCGCAGATCGCGGAAGGCCGCAGGATTGCACCGATCGTCTGCGTGCAGAACCACTACAACCTTGCACAACGAGCCGACGATGCGCTTATCGCCGCTCTTGCCCGTGATGGCATTGCCTATGTGCCGTTCTTTCCTCTCGGCGGTTTCACGCCACTGCAATCGGGCACACTATCCGACGTGGCCGTACGCCTCGGCGCCGCTCCCATGCAGGTTGCGCTTGCCTGGCTTCTTCACAGGTCGCCCAATATTCTGGTGATCCCCGGAACCTCCTCGATGCTGCATCTTCGCGAGAATCTAAGCGCTGCAAAGCTAAAGCTTCCTCCGGAAGTGATTGCCGACCTCGACTCAATAAGCGCAGAGCCATCGTAG
- a CDS encoding tetratricopeptide repeat protein, with product MAASGRVAAKRDRYNLGAIFGGKNEIPAKKNIVLCAILAIATLAAYSRSVRNPFADLDDPTYVLHNHQIQQGVTLEMLSWALLSTRASNWHPLTWVSHALDCQLYGLAAPGHHFTSLLLHIVNAILLFLLLQQSTGARMRSFVVAGLFALHPINVESVAWVAERKTVLSMFFFLLALGAYEWYARRPSSARYLPIVAFFIFGLASKPMVITLPFVLLLLDFWPLQRIEGWVPPRETPPVPQRPIRSLILEKLPFLLVIAASSALTMMAQKGSLAFDPRLTLSVRIVNALYAYCMYLVKAFWPLHLAPYYPYAGLRLSVGEVFACGMLLAGISVWAWQQRRYAYVPVGWLWFLGTMVPMIGIVQVGDQAMADRYAYLPLVGIFLLFVWRTADWVDGWTIASRWKTTAAALILAVLAILSWRQVGFWHSSQELWTHTLAVTKDNYLAEDFIGADLLEQSFQPGGERYAGEALIHLENAVRINPNDAIAHLNMGIDLQGHGQFEGAIQEFQRANGPARDQNVKTMSLLNLAACYVQTGNLTAARESFQQVLEKEPHNRIAQAGLDGLVRLQELMDAAAAEPTASAYLQLGQLQQSMALISSARASYQRALLIDPNSYSARSALSNLENKAEH from the coding sequence ATGGCCGCTTCAGGCCGAGTCGCCGCCAAGCGAGATCGGTATAACCTTGGTGCTATTTTCGGGGGCAAGAACGAGATTCCAGCTAAGAAAAATATTGTGCTTTGCGCCATTCTGGCGATTGCGACCCTGGCGGCTTACTCAAGGAGCGTGAGGAATCCGTTCGCCGACCTGGATGATCCAACCTACGTTCTTCACAATCACCAGATCCAACAAGGCGTCACGCTGGAGATGCTCAGCTGGGCGCTCTTATCCACCAGGGCATCGAACTGGCATCCGCTGACCTGGGTGTCGCATGCGCTCGATTGCCAACTATACGGCCTTGCGGCCCCGGGCCATCACTTCACCAGCCTCCTGTTGCACATAGTGAACGCGATCTTGCTATTTCTGCTGCTGCAGCAGTCGACTGGGGCAAGAATGCGCAGTTTTGTCGTAGCCGGACTGTTTGCGCTGCACCCCATCAATGTAGAAAGCGTGGCATGGGTGGCGGAGCGCAAGACCGTACTCTCCATGTTTTTCTTCCTGTTGGCACTTGGCGCCTATGAATGGTACGCGCGGCGGCCCAGCAGCGCGCGCTATCTGCCCATCGTCGCGTTTTTTATTTTCGGACTTGCCTCGAAGCCGATGGTAATCACGCTGCCGTTCGTGCTGCTGCTGCTTGATTTCTGGCCGTTGCAGCGAATTGAGGGCTGGGTTCCACCGCGCGAAACCCCGCCGGTTCCACAGCGGCCGATTCGGAGCTTAATTCTGGAAAAGCTGCCGTTCTTGCTGGTGATTGCGGCCAGCAGCGCGCTTACGATGATGGCGCAGAAAGGTTCGCTGGCGTTCGACCCCAGGTTAACTTTAAGCGTGCGCATAGTAAATGCGCTTTACGCGTACTGCATGTATCTTGTGAAGGCGTTTTGGCCCCTGCATCTTGCGCCGTACTATCCCTATGCGGGGTTGCGTCTGAGCGTCGGAGAGGTTTTCGCGTGTGGAATGTTGCTGGCAGGGATCTCGGTGTGGGCGTGGCAGCAGCGCAGGTACGCTTACGTTCCTGTAGGCTGGCTGTGGTTTCTGGGCACGATGGTTCCAATGATCGGTATCGTCCAGGTGGGCGACCAGGCCATGGCGGATCGCTACGCATACCTGCCGCTGGTCGGAATTTTTCTGCTATTCGTTTGGCGCACAGCGGATTGGGTGGATGGCTGGACGATCGCGTCCCGATGGAAGACCACAGCCGCTGCCTTAATTCTCGCGGTACTTGCAATCCTCAGCTGGCGACAGGTCGGTTTCTGGCATAGCAGCCAGGAACTGTGGACGCACACTCTGGCGGTTACAAAAGACAATTATCTGGCGGAGGATTTTATTGGAGCCGACCTTCTCGAACAGAGCTTCCAGCCCGGGGGGGAGCGCTATGCGGGTGAAGCCTTAATACACCTCGAAAATGCCGTTCGCATCAATCCGAATGACGCCATCGCTCACCTGAATATGGGCATCGATTTACAGGGTCACGGTCAATTTGAAGGAGCCATTCAGGAATTTCAGCGCGCTAACGGACCGGCTCGCGATCAGAACGTGAAGACCATGAGCTTGCTGAATCTGGCCGCCTGCTATGTCCAGACCGGCAATCTGACTGCGGCTCGCGAATCCTTCCAACAAGTGCTCGAAAAAGAACCGCACAATCGGATTGCTCAGGCTGGACTGGATGGGCTCGTGCGCCTCCAGGAGTTAATGGATGCCGCAGCCGCTGAACCCACGGCGAGTGCCTATTTGCAGCTCGGGCAGTTGCAACAATCGATGGCCCTTATTTCCAGTGCCCGGGCTTCCTATCAACGCGCCCTCCTGATCGATCCTAACTCCTACTCGGCCAGGAGCGCCCTGAGCAACCTGGAAAACAAAGCGGAACATTGA
- a CDS encoding SDR family oxidoreductase has protein sequence MKVFVTGATGFIGSAIVQELIGAGHQVLGLARSDAGAKSLAAAGAEVHRGDLKDIESLRSGAAAADGVIHAAFIHDWANYAAAAETDSRAIETLGTALAGSDRPLIVTSGTLLAQRQGPLATEEDANDPNFPRKSEDAALAAASRGVKASILRLPPSVHGEGDHGFVPALIGIAREKGASAYVGDGLNRWPAVHRLDAARLYRLILEKGSAGASYHAVAEEGVPTRDIAEVIGRRLNVPVIAKSSEAAADHFGWIARFFSIDGPASGAQTQKQMGWRPNQPALIPDLNAEHYFAIKQAA, from the coding sequence ATGAAAGTTTTTGTTACGGGAGCAACAGGATTCATCGGTTCTGCCATCGTGCAGGAACTCATCGGCGCAGGCCATCAGGTGCTGGGTCTCGCTCGCTCGGATGCGGGCGCTAAATCGCTTGCCGCCGCCGGCGCCGAGGTGCATCGAGGTGATCTTAAAGATATCGAGAGTCTGCGCAGCGGCGCGGCCGCAGCCGACGGAGTGATCCACGCGGCTTTCATCCACGACTGGGCAAATTATGCGGCTGCCGCGGAGACCGATAGCCGCGCTATTGAGACGCTCGGAACCGCGCTCGCCGGCTCCGACCGCCCCTTGATCGTCACTTCCGGGACCTTGCTCGCTCAACGCCAGGGCCCCCTCGCAACGGAAGAGGATGCGAACGATCCCAATTTTCCACGCAAATCCGAAGACGCGGCATTGGCCGCGGCGTCGCGTGGGGTAAAGGCATCGATCCTGCGCTTGCCGCCCTCGGTACATGGCGAGGGCGATCATGGCTTCGTTCCTGCTCTCATCGGTATCGCGCGCGAAAAAGGCGCTTCGGCATATGTAGGCGACGGCCTTAACCGCTGGCCCGCGGTGCACCGCCTCGATGCGGCACGTCTCTACAGACTCATACTTGAGAAGGGCTCTGCCGGCGCCAGCTATCACGCAGTCGCCGAGGAGGGTGTTCCGACTCGAGACATCGCTGAGGTAATCGGCCGGCGCCTGAATGTGCCAGTCATTGCCAAGTCTTCGGAGGCGGCCGCCGATCATTTTGGTTGGATCGCTCGCTTCTTCAGCATCGACGGCCCAGCTTCCGGCGCGCAAACTCAGAAACAAATGGGATGGCGTCCCAACCAGCCCGCGCTCATTCCCGATCTGAATGCGGAACATTATTTCGCGATCAAACAGGCAGCCTAG